In Arachis hypogaea cultivar Tifrunner chromosome 17, arahy.Tifrunner.gnm2.J5K5, whole genome shotgun sequence, a single window of DNA contains:
- the LOC112762501 gene encoding putative zinc transporter At3g08650 has translation MLHMAPNLKLRLCVTLLFLVLSVLLFVISNAESEGVSQIVRSAPDKDVGANVFDGTGEGSFKFEDGNTMKTNRKGGNNRVSISTVALFTLAMAAATGLGAVPFFFVELDPQWAGLCNGMAAGVMLAASFDLVQEGQEFGAGNWVVTGILSGGIFIWLCKKFLEQYGDVSMLDLKGADAAKVVLVIGIMTLHSFGEGSGVGVSFAGSKGFSQGLLVTLAIAVHNIPEGLAVSMVLASRGVSPQNAMLWSVITSLPQPIVAVPSFICADAFSKFLPFCTGFAAGCMIWMVVAEVLPDAFKEASASQVASAATLSVAFMEALSTLFQNFTHDYNSEDASGFFVSLLFGLGPLLGGVILVAFALAFHLQHALLMGTGCGIAFVLGAWRPVQLILSSKLGLIPIMLLLAMGAALVHFTSSSVLKMASKKASGGDLPTLTGFPLSVHTLQSFISCGAVAFHALAEGLALGVAAPKAYGLGRHMVLPVSLHGLPRGAAVASCIFGATDSWHGSLASAAIIGFMGPISAIGAILTGIDYSGLDHIMVLACGGLIPSFGTVVKRALSLDKRKSTCGLILGMGFATLCLTFTRLVCLHTLYCNSAPEAVR, from the exons ATGTTGCACATGGCTCCAAATCTGAAGCTTAGGTTATGCGTTACCTTGTTGTTTTTAGTCTTAAGCGTTCTTCTGTTTGTCATTTCAAACGCCGAATCTGAAGGAGTTTCACAAATAGTTAGATCTGCCCCGGATAAGGATGTAGGAGCCAATGTATTTGATGGAACTGGTGAGGGTTCCTTTAAGTTTGAGGATGGTAATACTATGAAGACTAATAGGAAGGGTGGAAACAATAGAGTTTCTATTTCTACAGTCGCATTATTTACATTGGCAATGGCAGCTGCCACTGGTTTAGGTGCTGTGCCCTTCTTCTTTGTGGAGCTTGATCCGCAGTGGGCTGGATTGTGCAATGGAATGGCTGCAGGTGTCATGTTAGCTGCAAGCTTTGACCTCGTACAGGAAGGGCAGGAATTTGGCGCGGGAAATTGGGTTGTCACTGGGATTCTATCTGGAGGAATCTTTATTTGGCTATGCAAGAAG TTTCTTGAGCAATATGGGGATGTAAGCATGCTGGATTTAAAAGGTGCAGATGCAGCTAAAGTTGTTCTTGTGATTGGAATAATGACTCTCCATTCTTTTGGGGAGGGATCTGGGGTTGGCGTCTCTTTTGCTGGCTCAAAGGGTTTTTCTCAAGGCCTGTTGGTAACTTTGGCTATTGCTGTACACAACATACCAGAGGGATTAGCGGTGAGCATGGTGCTGGCATCAAGGGGTGTCTCTCCACAAAATGCTATGTTGTGGAGTGTAATTACTTCTTTACCTCAG CCAATTGTAGCTGTTCCTTCATTTATTTGTGCTGATGCATTCAGCAAGTTCCTTCCTTTTTGTACTGGATTTGCTGCTGGATGCATGATTTGGATGGTTGTTGCAGAAGTTCTTCCTGATGCATTCAAG GAAGCCTCAGCTTCACAGGTTGCATCAGCAGCAACCCTTTCTGTAGCATTCATGGAAGCTCTAAGCACCTTATTTCAGAATTTCACCCATGACTACAA CTCTGAGGATGCTTCTGGTTTCTTTGTCTCACTACTTTTTGGCCTGGGGCCATTACTTGGTGGAGTTATCCTGGTTGCATTTGCTCTTGCGTTTCATCTCCAGCATGCTCTCCTTATGGGCACGGGTTGTGGCATTGCCTTTGTTCTTGGAGCCTGGCGACCAGTGCAGCTTATTTTGTCTTCAAAATTAGGACTTATTCCCATTATGTTGCTCCTTGCAATGGGGGCTGCATTGGTCCATTTTACGTCCTCAAGTGTATTGAAGATGGCATCCAAAAAAGCCTCGGGTGGTGACTTGCCTACACTTACAGGCTTCCCACTTAGTGTTCACACCCTTCAGTCATTCATATCATGCGGTGCAGTCGCTTTTCACGCTTTGGCAGAAGGACTAGCATTGGGAGTGGCTGCACCAAAAGCATATGGACTTGGCCGTCACATGGTCCTTCCGGTCTCCCTACATGGGCTCCCCCGAGGCGCAGCCGTGGCTAGCTGCATCTTCGGTGCCACAGATAGCTGGCATGGTTCCCTTGCCTCCGCCGCCATAATTGGATTTATGGGTCCAATATCAGCAATAGGGGCTATCCTCACCGGTATTGACTATAGTGGCCTTGATCATATAATGGTTCTTGCTTGTGGTGGATTGATCCCGAGCTTTGGAACTGTAGTTAAGAGAGCCCTTAGTTTGGATAAGAGGAAGAGCACATGTGGCCTCATTCTTGGTATGGGGTTTGCTACCTTGTGTCTAACTTTCACTAGGTTGGTTTGCTTGCATACACTGTACTGCAATTCTGCACCTGAAGCTGTAAGATAA